The DNA segment TTTATAAGTTGTGTTACCAGTATTGAGGTCTGGGAATACAAATACAGTTGCTTTACCTGCTACAGGAGAATTTGGCGCTTTAGAAGCGGCGACATTTTCCATAATTGCAGCGTCATACTGAAGTGGACCATCAATAACGAGGTCAGGACGTTTCGCCTGAGCCAGTTTGGTCGCTTCACGAACTTTATCAACATCTGCGCCTTTGCCAGATTCACCTGTTGAGTATGAAATCATAGCAACGCGAGGGTCAATACCAAATGCCCTAGCAGAATCAGCAGATTGAATCGCAATTTCAGCCAGTTGCTCAGCGGTAGGATCTGGGTTAATCGCACAGTCACCATAAACCAATACCTGATCAGGCAGCAGCATAAAGAATACGGAAGACACGATAGAAGCATCTGGTGCCGTTTTGATTATCTGGAATGGTGGCACAATGGTGTTAGCAGTTGTGTGTACAGCGCCAGATACAAGGCCATCAACTTCGTTATTCTCTAGCATCATCGTGCCCAAGAATACAGAGTCTTCCAGTTTTGCACGTGCAACCACTTCAGTCATGCCTTTCTTAGAACGCAATTCTACAAGACGAGCAACGTATTTTTCGCGTACAGCGTCTGTGTCGATAATCTCAACACCGGCACCAAGTTCTACACCTTGTTGCTCAGCAACGTGGCGGATCTCTTTAGGGTTACCAAGAAGTACACAAGTTGCGATGCCACGTTCAGCACAAATAGCGGCTGCTTTTACTGTACGTGGTTCATCACCTTCTGGAAGAACGATACGCTTGGCAGCGCGGCGTGCAAATTCTGTCAGCTGATAACGGAATGCTGGTGGACTTAGGCGACGAATACCCTGAGTACCTTCAGTCAACGAATCAATCCAAGGTCCATCAATGTGGCTTGCAACGTGATCATTAACAAATTCAATACGATCTTTATCATCTGCTGGAACTTCTAAGCTAAAGCTTTGTAGGTTCAGCGATGTTTGCCATGTATTACCTTGTGCTTTAAAAATTGGCAGGCCAGTATCAAATGCGCGTCGACAAAGCTTAACGATTTGTTCTGGTAGGTCATAGCCGCCAGTCAGTAGTAAAGCACCAATCTCAACACCGTTCATTGCAGCAAGTGCAGCCGCAACGATAACATCGGGCCTATCGGCAGACGTGACGAGTAATGAACCAGGTTTAAAGTGTTCAATCATATGTGGAACTGAACGGGCACAGAAAGTAATGCTCTTGATACGACGGTTGTACATATCACCTTCGTGTACGATCTCAGCATCAAGATGCTTGGCCATATCGATAGCACGAGTGGCAATGAGGTCAATGCTCCAAGGAACGCAACCTAAAACACGAATTGGGCTGGTGCTGATGATCTCCATCGTTTTGATGTTTGCTTGCTTAGCCGCATCGGCTTCATCAAAAATTTCAGAAAGGTCAGGGCGGGTTCGGCCTGCATCATCGACAGGGGCATTAAGTTTATTAACGATAACACCAGAGATACTCTTGTTCTTCGTACCACCAAAGTTAGAAACCGCTAATTCAATACGCTCTCTAAGTTGAGACGCATTGTATGTGCCTGGAGTGGCAACAAATACAATCTCTGCACCAAGTGTTTTTGCCACTTCTTGGTTTACCTGGTTCGCAAATGGGTGCTTGCGAGTCGGGACTAACCCTTCAATCAAGATAACATCAGCATCACTTAAATCATTGTAACGACCAACGATCGTTTCAAGTAAAACGTCCATCTTTTCGTTACCGATAAGAGACTCAGCATCATGCATCGGGATCGGCTGAGACGTTTGGACATTGCTGTTTGCATTGATAATAGATGACGTTAGATCGGGTTGGTTACCACCGTGACGTGGTTGAGCAATCGGCTTAAAGAACGCAACATTTACACCTTTACGCTCCATTGTGCGGATGACACCTAAGCTAACACTGGTAAGACCTACTCCAGCGCTAATAGGTACAAGCATAATAGTACGGGACATTCGTAGAATACCTCTGATTTTAAAAGAAAAGGCTCAGCAATTATCTATCATTTTAGCGAGTAACGCATTCGGTCGATATTTTCTGAGGCCCAGATCAAAACTGGCTAACGTTTGTTAGCCAGTTCAATTTTTTAAAGACCTGCTAATCGCGCAGTGTCTTCAGCAATAATCAACTCTTCATTTGTAGAGATGACCATTGCAGGAATACGGCTTTCTTCAGTAGTGATAACCCCTTCGCCGCCAAAGCGTGCTTTAAGGTTTTTCTCGCTGTCTACTTCAATACCAAATACGCCTAGACGGTTTAGGACGAGTTCACGTATTGGGCTTGAGTTTTCACCTATGCCGCCAGTAAAGACGATTGCGTCTAAACGGCCATCAAGTGTTGCAGTGTAACCTGCAATGTATTTCGCTAGACGATGACAGAACACACCCATTGCGCGTGAAGCATCTGCTTTTTCTAAATAGTTATCTTCAACATAGCGGCAGTCAGACGTCACTTGTGTTAGGCCTTGTAGGCCAGACTCTTTCGTTAGCATCGTATTGATTTTATCTAAAGAGTAACCAAGTGTGTCATGCAAGTGGAAAATGATCGCAGGGTCGATATCGCCACAACGTGTGCCCATTACAAGGCCTTCAAGAGGAGTAAGTCCCATAGACGTGTCAACTGACTTGCCGTCTTTGATTGCACACACGGATGCGCCGTTGCCTAGGTGACAGTTGATGATGTTAAGTTCACTGGTTGGCTTGCCTAAACGCTCTGCGGCTTCGCGAGCGATATATAGGTGTGATGTACCGTGCATACCATAACGACGGATACTATGTTCTGTATAAAGGTCATAAGGTAGTGCATATAGGAATGCTTCTTCAGGCATCGTCTGGTGGTAAGCGGTATCGAATACGACTGACATTGGTAGCGCAGGGAATGCTTTCTGCGCCGCTTTAATACCTACGATTGCCGCAGGGTTATGAAGAGGAGCAAGTGCTGAACAATCTTCAATACCTTGGGTCACTGAATCGTCAACCAATACAGATTTCGTAAACTTCTCACCACCATGAACAACACGGTGGCCAATAGCACCTAAAGCGTCAGAAAGTTCTGGTTTAGAAGCAAGAATAGTGTCTACGATAAATGAAAGTGCTTCATCGTGTGCTGCACAATCGCCAAGTTGAGCTTCGTGCTTACCGTCTAACTTCCATTTGATACGAGCTTCTGGAAGGTGAAGGCATTCTGCAAGGCCGGTTAGATGCTCGTTACCATTATCGGCATCAACGATAGCAAATTTAAGAGAAGAACTACCGCAGTTTAAAACTAAAACTAGCTTAGACATGAGTGACTACCTGTTAATCATCTGAAAATATCAGTTTGGTTGAAAATTAATCTCAAGGATAGCGGACTCGTCTGGTCATGCACTATCTTTGGTCAAAAAAACATCATTATCCATAAATAAAGGCACGATCAAACTTCTGTGATCATGCGAGCATTCCTTGCTATGCAACGTCATAAATTTGCCTATTTTGTAAATTAGAGCAACAATGACATTGAGGGTGCGCAAAGGATAGCGATAATAGCCTAAGATAACAAAAAAAATTCGAGCAATTTTTAATTTTAGTCAATGTTTTTACAAATTATGTTGAATAATTCAAATATTTTTTAGCGCGAGGTCGAAATGAATACGAAACCTGGACTAATCCATAGCCTAAGAAGCGGGCAAAAATATATGGATATCTGGCCGATGCGAAAGGAGTTATCGCCCATTTTTCCAGAACACCGCATTATTAAAGCGACTCGCTTTGGTATTAAAGTGATGCCGGCGGTAGCGATGATCAGCCTACTTATGCAATTGAGCTTTCAAAACATGCAAGCAATGCCACAGGCCATTGTTGTCGCACTGTTTGCGATCAGTTTACCTTTACAAGGTATATGGTGGTTAGGTAATCGCTCCAATACCAAACTTCCACCGGCGCTTGCTGGATGGTATCGAGAGCTTCATCAAAAAATACAAGAGTCGGGATTCGCATTAGAACCTGTCAAGGCTAAGCCCCGTTATAAAGAACTTGCCGTACTTTTAAACCGTGCATTTAGGCAACTGGACAAGACAGCACTTGAGCGTTGGTTTTAAATATCGGGTAGCGCGGCGCGTAATAAAATGTAAACAAGCTTTCTTTTCGAAGCTTGAGTGCGTCGCTTCTTGAACCTAGAGGCAGAGGATTGACATTTGTGATTGAAATAACAAATGTGCGAAAACTCAAAACTCAAAACTCAAAACTCATACCTCGAGCTCAATCCCCCTCATTTCTATTAATTAGCTCAATAAATAAAAACTCTTCTTCCATTCCTGCCTTGTAACTGGTAAAAATGTTTACGTAGCGTAAAGAAATACGTACAAGTTAAAAAATAAAAAAATTTAAGTACGACATTGAAACAAATAAATTGCTAATCAAGGAGTTAAGATGAAGGCAAGTCAAATTATTGCTACTGCGGTTATTGCCGGAGCAGCACTACTCTCTTCTACAGGTGTTATTGCGAAAACAGCTAGAATTGCTGTTTCTCAAATAGTTGAGCATCCAGCACTGGATGCCACTCGCCAAGGTCTTTTGGATGGACTAAAAGCGAAAGGGTATGAAGAAGGAAAAAATCTCGAGT comes from the Vibrio sp. DW001 genome and includes:
- the pta gene encoding phosphate acetyltransferase; translated protein: MSRTIMLVPISAGVGLTSVSLGVIRTMERKGVNVAFFKPIAQPRHGGNQPDLTSSIINANSNVQTSQPIPMHDAESLIGNEKMDVLLETIVGRYNDLSDADVILIEGLVPTRKHPFANQVNQEVAKTLGAEIVFVATPGTYNASQLRERIELAVSNFGGTKNKSISGVIVNKLNAPVDDAGRTRPDLSEIFDEADAAKQANIKTMEIISTSPIRVLGCVPWSIDLIATRAIDMAKHLDAEIVHEGDMYNRRIKSITFCARSVPHMIEHFKPGSLLVTSADRPDVIVAAALAAMNGVEIGALLLTGGYDLPEQIVKLCRRAFDTGLPIFKAQGNTWQTSLNLQSFSLEVPADDKDRIEFVNDHVASHIDGPWIDSLTEGTQGIRRLSPPAFRYQLTEFARRAAKRIVLPEGDEPRTVKAAAICAERGIATCVLLGNPKEIRHVAEQQGVELGAGVEIIDTDAVREKYVARLVELRSKKGMTEVVARAKLEDSVFLGTMMLENNEVDGLVSGAVHTTANTIVPPFQIIKTAPDASIVSSVFFMLLPDQVLVYGDCAINPDPTAEQLAEIAIQSADSARAFGIDPRVAMISYSTGESGKGADVDKVREATKLAQAKRPDLVIDGPLQYDAAIMENVAASKAPNSPVAGKATVFVFPDLNTGNTTYKAVQRSADLVSIGPMLQGMRKPVNDLSRGALVDDIVYTIALTAIQADQADQAEKVIQAEKA
- a CDS encoding acetate kinase, with the protein product MSKLVLVLNCGSSSLKFAIVDADNGNEHLTGLAECLHLPEARIKWKLDGKHEAQLGDCAAHDEALSFIVDTILASKPELSDALGAIGHRVVHGGEKFTKSVLVDDSVTQGIEDCSALAPLHNPAAIVGIKAAQKAFPALPMSVVFDTAYHQTMPEEAFLYALPYDLYTEHSIRRYGMHGTSHLYIAREAAERLGKPTSELNIINCHLGNGASVCAIKDGKSVDTSMGLTPLEGLVMGTRCGDIDPAIIFHLHDTLGYSLDKINTMLTKESGLQGLTQVTSDCRYVEDNYLEKADASRAMGVFCHRLAKYIAGYTATLDGRLDAIVFTGGIGENSSPIRELVLNRLGVFGIEVDSEKNLKARFGGEGVITTEESRIPAMVISTNEELIIAEDTARLAGL
- the yfbV gene encoding terminus macrodomain insulation protein YfbV — encoded protein: MNTKPGLIHSLRSGQKYMDIWPMRKELSPIFPEHRIIKATRFGIKVMPAVAMISLLMQLSFQNMQAMPQAIVVALFAISLPLQGIWWLGNRSNTKLPPALAGWYRELHQKIQESGFALEPVKAKPRYKELAVLLNRAFRQLDKTALERWF